From the Acidimicrobiales bacterium genome, one window contains:
- a CDS encoding iron-containing redox enzyme family protein — protein sequence MTIDQARKPTVRTIRDENEEHLAPNLDHAPVGKPSDRLSDPQPPELSPDAFLDELTNHVVTSAAANIGPFYERLIAGQLSLEQVQEWVKQWYIDARTFPSVIAQICANCTYFYDARQFMGANLAEELGEFDPAREHPVTVRQLARALGVTDEELEFAEPFPETLLYVEYRQHLVRDYHWLEALAAGSFAIEVTIPGRFRKVAATLREQFDLDDVALEVFRIHAGDERLENDYGGDDKHAGEAVNLLKKYAVTAEMQQRVRLAVWRSIEARKVYQWGLFREIVLKRDPAWSQLIATPGKVAVG from the coding sequence ATGACCATCGACCAGGCCCGCAAGCCGACCGTCCGGACCATCCGCGACGAGAACGAGGAGCACCTCGCTCCCAACCTCGACCACGCCCCCGTCGGCAAGCCGTCGGACCGGTTGTCCGACCCGCAGCCGCCGGAGCTGTCCCCGGACGCGTTCCTCGACGAGCTGACGAACCACGTCGTCACCTCCGCGGCCGCCAACATCGGCCCGTTCTACGAGCGGCTGATCGCGGGCCAGCTGTCCCTCGAGCAGGTCCAGGAGTGGGTGAAGCAGTGGTACATCGACGCGAGGACGTTCCCGTCGGTGATCGCCCAGATCTGCGCCAACTGCACCTACTTCTACGACGCCCGCCAGTTCATGGGCGCCAACCTGGCCGAGGAGCTGGGCGAGTTCGACCCCGCCCGCGAGCACCCGGTCACCGTCCGCCAGCTGGCGAGGGCCCTCGGCGTGACCGACGAGGAGCTCGAGTTCGCCGAGCCGTTCCCCGAGACCCTGCTCTACGTCGAGTACCGCCAGCACCTCGTGCGCGACTACCACTGGCTGGAGGCCCTGGCCGCCGGCAGCTTCGCCATCGAGGTCACCATCCCGGGCCGCTTCCGCAAGGTCGCCGCGACCCTGCGCGAGCAGTTCGACCTCGACGACGTCGCCCTCGAGGTGTTCCGCATCCACGCCGGCGACGAGCGGCTCGAGAACGACTACGGCGGCGACGACAAGCACGCCGGCGAGGCCGTCAACCTGCTGAAGAAGTACGCGGTCACCGCCGAGATGCAGCAGCGGGTGCGGCTTGCCGTCTGGCGCTCCATCGAGGCTCGTAAGGTGTACCAGTGGGGCCTGTTCAGGGAGATCGTCCTGAAGCGGGATCCGGCCTGGTCGCAGCTGATCGCCACGCCGGGCAAGGTCGCCGTCGGCTGA
- the ilvC gene encoding ketol-acid reductoisomerase: MSAQVLYERDADRSFLDGRRVAVVGYGSQGHAHALNLRDSGVDVRVGLREGSSSRPKAEAEGLTVLPVADAAAEADLVVLLLPDTEQASVFAESIAPHLGEGDALFFAHGFNVRFGCIAPPPGVDVAMVAPKGPGHLVRRTYTEGGGVPALLAVAQDASGRADALGLAYADAIGATRAGVLRTTFEEETETDLFGEQVVLCGGLTALVQAGFETLVDAGYQPESAYFECLHELKLIVDLLYEGGLSGMRYSISDTAEYGDLTRGPRIVDDRVRAEMRRVLDEVRSGAFAEEWLAESRAGRARFEELRAAGREHPIERVGADLRRMMPWIAAGRARPQDVSGG, translated from the coding sequence GTGAGCGCCCAGGTGCTGTACGAGCGGGACGCCGACCGGTCCTTCCTCGACGGCCGCCGGGTGGCGGTCGTCGGCTACGGGTCCCAGGGCCACGCCCACGCGCTGAACCTGCGGGACTCGGGCGTGGACGTGCGGGTCGGGCTGCGGGAGGGGTCGTCGTCGCGGCCCAAGGCCGAGGCCGAGGGGCTCACCGTCCTCCCGGTGGCCGACGCCGCCGCCGAGGCCGACCTCGTCGTCCTCCTGCTGCCCGACACCGAGCAGGCCTCGGTGTTCGCCGAGTCGATCGCGCCCCACCTCGGCGAGGGCGACGCCCTGTTCTTCGCCCACGGGTTCAACGTGCGGTTCGGCTGCATCGCCCCGCCGCCCGGCGTCGACGTCGCCATGGTCGCCCCGAAGGGGCCGGGCCACCTCGTGCGCCGGACCTACACCGAGGGCGGCGGGGTGCCGGCGCTGCTGGCCGTCGCCCAGGACGCCTCCGGGCGGGCCGACGCCCTCGGCCTCGCCTACGCCGACGCCATCGGGGCCACGAGGGCCGGCGTGCTGCGCACCACGTTCGAGGAGGAGACCGAGACCGACCTGTTCGGCGAGCAGGTCGTGCTGTGCGGCGGGCTGACCGCGCTCGTGCAGGCCGGGTTCGAGACGCTCGTCGACGCCGGCTACCAGCCGGAGTCGGCCTACTTCGAGTGCCTCCACGAGCTGAAGCTGATCGTCGACCTGCTCTACGAGGGCGGCCTGTCGGGGATGCGGTACTCGATCTCCGACACGGCCGAGTACGGCGACCTCACGCGGGGGCCGCGCATCGTGGACGACCGGGTGCGGGCCGAGATGCGCCGGGTCCTCGACGAGGTCCGCAGCGGCGCGTTCGCCGAGGAGTGGCTGGCCGAGAGCCGGGCCGGCAGGGCCCGCTTCGAGGAGCTGCGGGCGGCCGGGCGGGAGCACCCGATCGAGCGCGTGGGCGCCGACCTGCGCCGGATGATGCCCTGGATCGCCGCCGGCCGGGCGAGGCCCCAGGACGTGAGCGGCGGCTAG
- a CDS encoding S8 family peptidase — MFKMPRRRRSLAALVALLALVVGTFLASGTSPASAASTGRSAWIVVLKGEPSARSAAVASQHAARYGAEVRYTYAHALNGYAAVVPDARIAQLRRDPAVAAVVRDGTAYATTTQSNPPSWGLDRIDQRTLPLSSSYTYTSTGAGVTAYLLDTGINYAHTDFGGRAVFGFDAFGGDGTDCNGHGSHVSGTVGGTRYGVAKSVRLVAVRVLNCSGSGSWSGVIAGIDWVAGNHAAGAPAVANMSLGGAANSAVDDAVARAVADGVTFAVAAGNSTADACTQSPARTPSALTIAASDISDRPASFTNFGSCVDWYAPGVNITSAWKGSTTASKTISGTSMASPHTAGVAALYLQTSPSASPAQVESALRSLTTKDAIPDSRTANNDLLFTNF; from the coding sequence ATGTTCAAGATGCCCCGGCGTCGGCGGTCCCTCGCCGCGCTCGTCGCCCTGCTCGCCCTCGTGGTGGGCACGTTCCTCGCCTCCGGCACCTCGCCGGCGTCAGCGGCGTCGACCGGCCGTTCGGCCTGGATCGTCGTCCTGAAGGGCGAGCCCAGCGCCCGGTCGGCCGCCGTCGCCTCGCAGCACGCGGCCCGCTACGGCGCCGAGGTGCGCTACACGTACGCGCACGCGCTGAACGGCTACGCCGCCGTCGTCCCCGACGCCCGGATCGCCCAGCTCCGCCGGGACCCGGCCGTCGCCGCCGTCGTGCGTGACGGCACCGCGTACGCCACGACCACCCAGTCGAACCCGCCGTCGTGGGGGCTCGACCGCATCGACCAGCGGACCCTGCCGCTCAGCTCGTCGTACACGTACACCTCGACGGGCGCCGGCGTCACCGCCTACCTCCTCGACACCGGCATCAACTACGCGCACACCGACTTCGGCGGCCGGGCCGTGTTCGGCTTCGACGCCTTCGGCGGCGACGGCACGGACTGCAACGGGCACGGCAGCCACGTGTCCGGCACCGTCGGCGGCACCCGCTACGGCGTGGCCAAGAGCGTCCGGCTCGTCGCCGTCCGGGTCCTGAACTGCTCGGGCAGCGGCTCCTGGAGCGGCGTCATCGCCGGCATCGACTGGGTCGCCGGCAACCACGCGGCCGGCGCGCCGGCCGTCGCCAACATGAGCCTCGGCGGGGCCGCCAACAGCGCGGTCGACGACGCCGTCGCCCGGGCCGTCGCCGACGGCGTGACCTTCGCCGTCGCCGCCGGCAACAGCACGGCCGACGCCTGCACCCAGTCGCCGGCCCGCACCCCCTCCGCGCTGACGATCGCGGCGAGCGACATCAGCGACCGGCCGGCGTCGTTCACGAACTTCGGCTCGTGCGTCGACTGGTACGCGCCCGGCGTGAACATCACCTCGGCGTGGAAGGGCAGCACCACGGCGTCGAAGACCATCAGCGGCACGTCGATGGCCTCGCCCCACACGGCGGGGGTCGCCGCCCTCTACCTGCAGACCAGCCCGTCGGCCTCGCCGGCCCAGGTGGAGTCGGCCCTGCGGTCGCTCACGACCAAGGACGCCATCCCCGACAGCCGGACCGCCAACAACGACCTGCTGTTCACCAACTTCTGA
- the ilvB gene encoding biosynthetic-type acetolactate synthase large subunit, whose amino-acid sequence MPTSEVLNGGQALIRSLELEGVEVVFGLPGGAILPVYDPLIDSPLRHILVRHEQGAGHMAEGYAHATGRPGVAMVTSGPAATNVVTPLCDAYMDSIPMVVITGQVPLSAVGTDAFQECDTTGITRSVTKHNELVTSAEDIPRAVREAFHIATTGRPGPVLLDIPKDVVDPRNPRSAMDWYWPTEDEVSAGLPGYRPTTKGHPKKVKEAAELIVRAERPVIYAGGGILKARAADALRELVELTGIPVVTTLMARGAFPDDHPLALGMPGMHGNYTAVTAMQRADLLVALGSRFDDRVTGKVSAFAPEAKVVHVDVDPAELGKVRRPDVPIVGDCRLVIEDLVRAVRAAAERAGGQADRAPWVARVRAWQREHPLSYTPSEPGDALKPQFVLEQLRDAAPDGTILATGVGQHQMWASQYWRCTEPYSFVTSGGLGTMGFAVPAAIGAKVGRPDRTVWAVDGDGCFQMTAQELVTARSERIPVKIAILNNAYLGMVRQWQEMFYDERYSEVYLSPDLPDYKLWAEAMGCVGLRVESPEEVLPAIEKANSVDDRPVVVDFRTDSREKVYPMVPAGHSNDDIVTDPAAGEGGW is encoded by the coding sequence ATGCCAACGTCCGAGGTCCTCAACGGGGGCCAGGCCCTCATCCGCAGCCTCGAGCTGGAAGGCGTGGAGGTCGTGTTCGGCCTCCCCGGCGGCGCCATCCTCCCCGTGTACGACCCGCTCATCGACTCGCCCCTCCGCCACATCCTCGTGCGCCACGAGCAGGGCGCCGGGCACATGGCCGAGGGCTACGCCCACGCCACCGGGCGGCCCGGCGTGGCCATGGTGACGAGCGGGCCGGCGGCCACCAACGTCGTCACCCCGCTCTGCGACGCGTACATGGACTCCATCCCGATGGTCGTGATCACCGGCCAGGTGCCGCTGTCGGCGGTCGGCACCGACGCCTTCCAGGAGTGCGACACGACCGGCATCACCCGCTCGGTCACCAAGCACAACGAGCTCGTCACCTCGGCCGAGGACATCCCCCGGGCCGTGCGGGAGGCGTTCCACATCGCCACGACGGGCCGTCCCGGCCCGGTGCTGCTCGACATCCCGAAGGACGTCGTGGACCCCCGCAACCCCCGCTCGGCGATGGACTGGTACTGGCCGACCGAGGACGAGGTGAGCGCCGGGCTGCCCGGCTACCGCCCGACGACGAAGGGCCACCCGAAGAAGGTGAAGGAGGCGGCCGAGCTGATCGTGCGGGCCGAGCGGCCGGTGATCTACGCCGGTGGCGGCATCCTCAAGGCCAGGGCGGCCGACGCGCTCCGCGAGCTCGTCGAGCTGACCGGCATCCCGGTCGTCACCACCCTCATGGCGAGGGGCGCCTTCCCCGACGACCACCCGCTCGCCCTCGGCATGCCGGGCATGCACGGCAACTACACCGCCGTCACCGCCATGCAGCGGGCCGACCTGCTCGTCGCCCTGGGCAGCCGCTTCGACGACCGGGTGACCGGCAAGGTGTCGGCGTTCGCGCCGGAGGCCAAGGTCGTCCACGTGGACGTGGACCCGGCCGAGCTCGGCAAGGTGCGCCGGCCCGACGTGCCCATCGTCGGCGACTGCCGGCTCGTCATCGAGGACCTGGTGAGGGCCGTCCGGGCCGCGGCCGAGCGGGCCGGCGGGCAGGCCGACCGGGCCCCGTGGGTCGCCCGGGTGCGGGCCTGGCAGCGCGAGCACCCGCTCTCGTACACGCCGTCGGAGCCGGGCGACGCCCTGAAGCCCCAGTTCGTGCTCGAGCAGCTGCGGGACGCCGCACCGGACGGCACGATCCTCGCCACCGGCGTCGGCCAGCACCAGATGTGGGCCAGCCAGTACTGGCGCTGCACCGAGCCCTACTCCTTCGTCACGTCCGGCGGCCTCGGGACGATGGGCTTCGCCGTCCCCGCCGCCATCGGCGCCAAGGTCGGCCGCCCCGACCGCACGGTGTGGGCCGTCGACGGCGACGGCTGCTTCCAGATGACCGCCCAGGAGCTGGTGACGGCCCGCTCCGAGCGCATCCCCGTGAAGATCGCCATCCTCAACAACGCCTACCTGGGGATGGTCCGCCAGTGGCAGGAGATGTTCTACGACGAGCGCTACAGCGAGGTGTACCTGTCGCCCGACCTGCCCGACTACAAGCTCTGGGCCGAGGCCATGGGCTGTGTCGGCCTGCGGGTGGAGTCCCCCGAGGAGGTGCTGCCGGCCATCGAGAAGGCCAACTCGGTCGACGACCGGCCGGTGGTCGTCGACTTCCGCACCGACAGCAGGGAGAAGGTGTACCCGATGGTGCCGGCCGGCCACTCGAACGACGACATCGTGACCGACCCGGCGGCCGGGGAGGGGGGCTGGTGA
- a CDS encoding Glu/Leu/Phe/Val dehydrogenase dimerization domain-containing protein produces the protein MPIVSAVVETATTGLRGYVVVDSLVGGRAMGGTRMTPTVSPRELAGLARQMTLKLALAGLPIGGAKAGIVAAHTTGSQREAQVRSFGRAVAPLLHGGVYLGTDQGVTYSDRAAMFDAAGYRIESTDPGRRLPCTWADLWDRCAGVTGHGVAEAAMVAVEQLGLAAGRPPRVAIQGFGTVGRGTAKRLAAAGYRIVGVADHLGTLSAPGGLPLDTILAATDKAGTIDRSLVPRDVLRSSAPDAWLDVDADVLVLAAVGHAVRADNVARVRAAVVVEGANEPCTDEAIAALAVLGVPVVPGIVANCGGAMVTGLVLTGGVPATDEAALLCAWLHDRVATHVRGVLLDLFEVSRGDGRSLPDLAVHMAEERAIAATAGPGATPTTEPAEPATLTSLSTVPTTPSI, from the coding sequence GTGCCGATCGTGTCCGCCGTCGTGGAGACGGCAACCACCGGGCTGAGGGGCTACGTCGTCGTCGACTCGCTGGTCGGCGGCCGGGCGATGGGCGGGACGAGGATGACGCCGACGGTGTCGCCGCGCGAGCTCGCCGGCCTCGCCCGGCAGATGACCCTGAAGCTGGCGCTCGCCGGCCTGCCCATCGGCGGGGCCAAGGCCGGCATCGTCGCCGCCCACACCACCGGCAGCCAGCGTGAGGCCCAGGTCCGCAGCTTCGGCCGGGCCGTCGCCCCGTTGCTGCACGGCGGCGTCTACCTCGGCACCGACCAGGGCGTGACCTACAGCGACCGGGCGGCGATGTTCGACGCCGCCGGGTACCGCATCGAGTCCACCGACCCGGGCCGGCGCCTGCCGTGCACCTGGGCCGACCTCTGGGACCGCTGCGCCGGGGTGACCGGGCACGGCGTGGCCGAGGCGGCCATGGTCGCCGTCGAGCAGCTGGGCCTCGCCGCCGGCCGGCCGCCCCGGGTCGCCATCCAGGGCTTCGGCACGGTCGGCCGGGGCACCGCCAAGCGGCTCGCCGCCGCCGGCTACCGCATCGTGGGCGTGGCCGACCACCTCGGCACGCTCTCCGCCCCGGGCGGCCTCCCCCTCGACACGATCCTCGCCGCCACCGACAAGGCCGGCACGATCGACCGCTCGCTCGTCCCCCGCGACGTCCTGCGGTCGAGCGCGCCCGACGCCTGGCTCGACGTGGACGCCGACGTGCTCGTCCTCGCCGCCGTCGGCCACGCCGTGCGGGCCGACAACGTCGCCAGGGTGCGGGCCGCGGTCGTCGTCGAGGGGGCCAACGAGCCCTGCACCGACGAGGCCATCGCCGCGCTCGCCGTCCTCGGCGTGCCCGTCGTCCCCGGCATCGTCGCCAACTGCGGCGGCGCCATGGTCACCGGCCTCGTCCTCACCGGCGGCGTGCCCGCCACCGACGAGGCCGCCCTCCTGTGCGCGTGGCTCCACGACCGGGTGGCCACCCACGTGCGCGGCGTGCTCCTGGACCTGTTCGAGGTGTCCAGGGGCGACGGGCGGTCCCTGCCCGACCTCGCCGTCCACATGGCCGAGGAGCGGGCCATCGCGGCCACCGCCGGGCCGGGCGCCACCCCGACCACCGAGCCGGCCGAGCCGGCCACCCTCACGTCACTGTCCACCGTTCCGACGACGCCGTCCATCTGA
- the ilvN gene encoding acetolactate synthase small subunit: protein MSGPQHHTLVVLVENKAGVLAHVAGLFSRRGYNIESLAVAPTDDPRFSRITIVVDVESAPLEQIVKQLFKLIHVVKISELAHDAAVERELLLATVRAEPAGRSQIIELVQVFGGRILDVGFEAMTVSVEGTPETVDHVEDLLRPYGIVELQRTGRVALPRLERTAPSRMRRVQGRTA from the coding sequence GTGAGCGGGCCCCAGCACCACACCCTGGTCGTGCTCGTGGAGAACAAGGCCGGCGTGCTCGCCCACGTCGCCGGCCTCTTCTCCCGGCGGGGCTACAACATCGAGTCCCTGGCCGTGGCGCCGACCGACGACCCCCGCTTCAGCCGGATCACGATCGTCGTCGACGTCGAGTCGGCCCCGCTCGAGCAGATCGTGAAGCAGCTGTTCAAGCTGATCCACGTCGTGAAGATCAGCGAGCTGGCCCACGACGCGGCCGTCGAGCGGGAGCTGCTGCTCGCCACCGTGCGGGCCGAGCCGGCCGGGCGGAGCCAGATCATCGAGCTCGTCCAGGTCTTCGGCGGCCGCATCCTCGACGTGGGCTTCGAGGCCATGACCGTGTCCGTCGAGGGCACCCCCGAGACCGTCGACCACGTGGAGGACCTGTTGCGCCCGTACGGCATCGTCGAGCTCCAGCGGACCGGCCGGGTGGCCCTGCCCCGGCTGGAGCGCACCGCCCCGTCCAGGATGCGCCGCGTGCAGGGGAGGACGGCGTGA
- a CDS encoding S8 family serine peptidase: MLRRLASAPRLAGLAATLLVAGLLTAAPAPAAAGARQDVIVRLRTGTATSGATAADHAARYGAQVRFVYRHAVAGYAASVPVGRLAELRRDPAVASVERDGVVRATGARTAVPWNLDRIDQRYLPLDGTYSFWVSTGSGVTAYVVDTGIAFGHPQFGGRAVSGYDAVDGGTADDCNGHGTHIAGTVGTASWGVAKQVRLVAVRVLNCQGSGSTSQVVAGLDWIVGNHAAGAPAVANLSLGGPASTTMDDAVRRVISDGVSVSVAAGGSASDACNFSPARVTAAMTTGATDQQDRASSSTNTGTCVDWYAPGVSITSTWLNGGTATLSGSSMSAAHTTGVAAQYLQGHPTASPATVQSAIRAATTKDVVQPSTLPNNDLLFTNF; the protein is encoded by the coding sequence ATGCTCCGACGCCTGGCGTCGGCCCCGCGGCTCGCGGGGCTCGCAGCCACCCTCCTCGTCGCCGGGCTGCTGACGGCCGCTCCCGCCCCCGCCGCCGCCGGCGCCCGCCAGGACGTCATCGTCCGGTTGCGGACCGGCACGGCGACGTCGGGGGCGACGGCCGCCGACCATGCCGCCCGCTACGGCGCGCAGGTGCGCTTCGTCTACCGGCACGCGGTGGCCGGCTACGCGGCGTCGGTCCCCGTCGGCCGGCTGGCCGAGCTCCGCCGCGACCCGGCCGTGGCGTCGGTGGAGCGGGACGGCGTCGTCCGCGCCACCGGGGCCCGCACGGCGGTGCCGTGGAACCTCGACCGCATCGACCAGCGCTACCTGCCCCTCGACGGCACGTACAGCTTCTGGGTCTCGACCGGCTCGGGGGTCACGGCGTACGTCGTCGACACCGGCATCGCCTTCGGCCACCCGCAGTTCGGCGGCCGGGCGGTGAGCGGCTACGACGCCGTCGACGGCGGCACGGCCGACGACTGCAACGGCCACGGCACCCACATCGCCGGGACCGTCGGAACGGCCTCGTGGGGGGTGGCCAAGCAGGTCCGGCTGGTCGCCGTCCGGGTCCTCAACTGCCAGGGCAGCGGATCGACCTCGCAGGTCGTCGCCGGCCTCGACTGGATCGTCGGCAACCACGCGGCCGGTGCGCCGGCGGTGGCCAACCTGAGCCTCGGCGGGCCGGCCAGCACGACGATGGACGACGCCGTCCGGCGGGTGATCTCCGACGGCGTGTCGGTCTCCGTCGCCGCCGGCGGCAGCGCCAGCGACGCCTGCAACTTCTCCCCGGCGCGTGTGACGGCGGCCATGACCACCGGCGCCACCGACCAGCAGGACCGGGCCAGCTCGTCGACCAACACCGGCACCTGCGTCGACTGGTACGCGCCTGGCGTCAGCATCACGTCGACCTGGCTCAACGGCGGGACGGCGACCCTGAGCGGGAGCTCGATGTCGGCGGCCCACACGACCGGCGTCGCCGCGCAGTACCTCCAGGGCCACCCGACGGCCAGCCCGGCGACCGTGCAGTCGGCCATCCGGGCAGCGACGACCAAGGACGTCGTCCAGCCCTCCACGCTCCCGAACAACGACCTGCTGTTCACGAACTTCTGA
- a CDS encoding ABC transporter ATP-binding protein yields the protein MTEKVLQLRGLSRSYGDDLAVAPVSLDLRAGTLAVLVGPNGSGKTTLLRMCAGLLEPSEGRARVVGEPVGSPAARAATSFLPDTPVLYDDLSVWEHLEYVARLHGVEDWEGRARDLVARLGLSGRVDDLPSRFSRGLRQKAAIAVGFVRPFSVLLVDEPFVGLDEPGREALVGLVEEAAAGGAGVIVSTHHLAFTGRAARCLGIRDGELVYDGDPAGADVTLLVS from the coding sequence ATGACCGAGAAGGTGCTCCAGCTGCGGGGGCTGTCCCGCAGCTACGGCGACGACCTGGCCGTCGCCCCGGTCAGCCTCGACCTCCGGGCCGGGACCCTGGCTGTGCTGGTCGGCCCGAACGGGTCGGGCAAGACGACCCTGCTGCGCATGTGCGCCGGGCTGCTCGAGCCGAGCGAGGGCCGGGCGAGGGTGGTGGGGGAGCCGGTCGGCTCGCCGGCGGCCAGGGCGGCCACCTCGTTCCTCCCCGACACGCCGGTGCTCTACGACGACCTCAGCGTGTGGGAGCACCTCGAGTACGTCGCCCGGCTGCACGGCGTGGAGGACTGGGAGGGGCGGGCCCGCGACCTCGTGGCCCGCCTCGGCCTGTCCGGCCGGGTCGACGACCTCCCGTCCCGGTTCAGCCGGGGCCTGCGCCAGAAGGCGGCGATCGCCGTCGGCTTCGTCCGCCCGTTCTCGGTCCTGCTGGTGGACGAGCCCTTCGTCGGGCTGGACGAGCCGGGCCGGGAGGCGCTCGTCGGCCTGGTCGAGGAGGCGGCGGCCGGCGGGGCCGGCGTGATCGTGTCCACCCATCACCTCGCCTTCACCGGCCGGGCGGCGCGGTGCCTCGGCATCCGCGACGGCGAGCTGGTCTACGACGGCGACCCGGCCGGCGCGGACGTGACCCTGCTGGTCTCGTGA
- a CDS encoding S8 family peptidase, with protein MHRPLEGRRALAAALTVLAVVATMFAALSPSASAGTARHDYIVVLKGEPSARSASVAADHAARYGVDVKFTYSHALNGYAASISDARVAQLRKDPAVAYVERDATFRIQTTQFNPPSWGLDRIDQRSLPLSGSYTYTRTGSGVTAYIVDTGINFGHSDFSPGRAVSGYDAIDGGTADDCHGHGTHVAGTVGGNTYGVAKQVRLVAVRVLNCQGSGTTAQIVAGLDWVTGNHTAGAPAVANMSLGGSANSTIDAAVSRAISDGVTVVVAAGNSAANACNYSPARVSAAITVAASDSSDRYASFTNWGTCVDWFAPGVNITSAWIGSSTASNTISGTSMASPHTAGVAAQYLQSNPSASPSTVRSALFNLTTKNIINDPDTPNNDLLFTNL; from the coding sequence ATGCACCGTCCCCTCGAGGGGCGGCGGGCCCTCGCCGCCGCCCTGACCGTGCTGGCCGTGGTGGCGACCATGTTCGCCGCCCTCTCCCCCTCGGCCTCGGCCGGCACCGCCCGGCACGACTACATCGTCGTGCTGAAGGGTGAGCCGAGCGCCCGCTCCGCCAGCGTCGCCGCCGATCACGCGGCCCGCTACGGCGTGGACGTGAAGTTCACCTACTCCCACGCCCTGAACGGCTACGCCGCCTCGATCTCCGACGCCCGGGTCGCCCAGCTCCGCAAGGACCCGGCCGTCGCCTACGTCGAGCGCGACGCCACGTTCCGGATCCAGACCACGCAGTTCAACCCGCCGTCGTGGGGCCTCGACCGGATCGACCAGCGGAGCCTTCCGCTGTCGGGGTCGTACACCTACACGCGGACCGGGTCGGGCGTGACCGCCTACATCGTCGACACCGGCATCAACTTCGGCCACAGCGACTTCTCTCCCGGGCGGGCCGTCAGCGGCTACGACGCCATCGACGGCGGCACCGCCGACGACTGCCACGGCCACGGCACCCACGTGGCCGGCACGGTGGGCGGCAACACCTACGGCGTCGCCAAGCAGGTCCGGCTCGTCGCCGTCCGGGTCCTCAACTGCCAGGGCAGCGGCACGACCGCCCAGATCGTGGCCGGCCTCGACTGGGTCACCGGCAACCACACCGCCGGCGCCCCCGCCGTCGCCAACATGAGCCTCGGCGGCTCGGCCAACAGCACGATCGACGCGGCCGTCAGCCGGGCCATCAGCGACGGCGTGACCGTCGTCGTCGCCGCCGGCAACAGCGCGGCGAACGCCTGCAACTACTCGCCCGCCCGGGTGAGCGCCGCCATCACCGTCGCCGCCAGCGACAGCAGCGACCGCTACGCCTCGTTCACCAACTGGGGCACCTGCGTCGACTGGTTCGCCCCCGGCGTGAACATCACCTCGGCGTGGATCGGCAGCAGCACGGCGAGCAACACGATCAGCGGCACCTCGATGGCCTCGCCGCACACGGCCGGCGTGGCCGCCCAGTACCTGCAGAGCAACCCGTCGGCGTCGCCGTCGACGGTGCGCAGCGCGCTGTTCAACCTGACGACCAAGAACATCATCAACGACCCCGACACCCCCAACAACGACCTGCTGTTCACGAACCTCTGA